TAGTATTTGAGCCCGCACTTTGCTGCGAGTTCTTAAGTGTGTTTTTATTGCGTATTAGACATGAGAATTGATAAATAAATATAACATATCACAACTTCaaaaaatattaaaagtttaaaagaaATGAATGGTGGGTGACTTATCAAAAGTTGAGAAAAGTTTAAGAACTATTTTTGTAAGTTGGATGTTTTTTGAATAATCCATAAAAATATAGGTGGCATAACTTTAAAAGAAGTAGTACAATGTGCATTATACAAAGTAGAGGATGAAAAATTGGGACACGCGGGATAAACACGAAAGTTTAAAAAACGAAGGGGTAAAAGTAACATCTTCCAAAGTTGAAGGTGGAAGGGGTGCAAGTGACATTTAAAAAAGTAAAGGGAtagaaaatataattttatagaAAACGAAGGGGTAAAAGTAACATCTTACAAAATTGAAGGTGGAATGAGTCAAAGTATTATTGTGCAACAAAAAAACTAGTAATGAATTTATATATCTTGTTTGACAATATTTCGTGAGAAATATTAATCTCCGATGCACTTTCACCTGAAAGATtgtcaaaacaataaataaaaaatacatcAATGTTTTTAAGTATTTTCGGATTCATATCTATCTAGAGCCTTCTGGATCTTACATATGACTAGCCATATCTTTGCGCATAGTCGTATGGTGGATGAGACGATCTGTTGTCCAAAATACAATTCCAACGCCTAAATTGATGAGAGTGTCGGGAAATCGATCGGCTAAGACCTCTACCTCTAGTTGTGGGTGGTAGTCCGTTAGCCTAAAAGCACCATGTCATAGACATAAATAACTCATTCGTTGGCTTTATTTCTTCTGTTTTGGTACTCTCAcgagtacataaaacccatagtttttttttttttttttttttttttttttttttttttttttttttcaaaacttaaCATTAGTAAAAGATATAAAAGTTTTTCGAAAATATTATCATTTTTGAACTTGTTTGTTATTTTCGAGCTTATTCATGATTTTCGAACTTTGTCAAGTGTTTTGAAGATACAATGTTCATGATTTTTagaacaaaacaaataacaaacaacatattTCTCTTGCTGCAAAATGATCGTGAACAAAGAACTTCAtagatttttttatatgttttgaaCATGTTCTTCGGAAAAAAAATAATACCCAAGGATTTTCGAAATTTGGTTAGACGAGATCAATTCGaaaaaaagaaaatacatttttgaaaatCCCTATATCGAAAATATGAGCCTATGTTGTACCCTCAAAAATGGTACGATATTTTCGAAAATCTCTATTTTAATCATATGCTGATAATTTCGGAAATATTGGTTATCATAGGGGAGAGTATTTTTTTTTATGGTATATGGGATCCATACATCTAAAATGTATGTGTCACTTATAATCTTAACTATAAAATCTAATATGTATGCGTGACTTCTAATCTTAACTATAAAAAACATGTTTGTAATTTGTAGTTGACTTGTTCTCTTTGGTGCAAATAATTGTTTATTATAGGGGTGATTATAGTTCGGTTTGGTTTGTTTTTGACTAAAACCGAAATCAAATCACCGAAACCAAACCGATAGTTTTGATTTTTTTAGTTTAGAGAAACCAAaccattttttttttggtttcggttttttccgttaacacataacataaatacaACTTTTGATGGACATCAACAAATACTTTCCTACATGTTTATGATATATTCGAAAGAACTTTTAATTTATGACGAAACATCTTTCATATTTTAGAACGACTCACAAGACAACCTCGCAAATTGTGTACCTTTCTTATAGTTTCTTTCCTTTTTACTTTCTTATAACCTTGACAAAAATGAGACACTTTTATACAAATACTACACAATTTTTATAGGTATAATGTGCTTATGAATATCTtattctaagtataatataaaaataaCTTGGATATTATAAATACTTTAATGCATGAAGTCCAAGGATGTTTGCTAAAAAAAACATTGTCGTAATTTTTTGAAGTACATCGCAGTAACATTTTCATGAAAAACATTACAATCAAATCCGTTAGAGTAACTAAAACATATATATTTGGTAGTTCGGTTCGGttcgattttttttgtttttatatttaaaaaaacaaactgAACCGAAAAAATCAGTTTTTATAAATAGCAAAAATTAAACTGTTGGTTTTTCAAATGGTTCGGTTTTTTCAGTTtcgattttttagttttttttcagTTTTCGGTTCAGTTTCGGTTATTTTCCACAATCCTAGTTTATTAGGTCAAAATTGGATGCAGCTGGAAGTTGAGGGACTTGAGAGACTCTCTTTGTAGCTGGATGACTAAAGTGAAAAAGATGGAAGCTCAAGGTGTAGACCGGAAGAGTAGTCGAACATAAAAATATGTTAATACTTTTCGGTATCATCTTCattattatgaaattattttcgaGAGAGATAAGCTTTTCGTTTACATAGATACAGAGAGATACTCTGATCGTTCTTGTATGTATTCCAGGGTGTTTTTTGTTCTGTAATGGTTGATGGTTTGGTTGTCTTATTCAaaaagtagtttttttttttttttttttttttttttttttttttttaattattattattattatttttttaacattgCTTTATAACTAATAATTTTAGTATCTacatattaaatatttttattatgaaaatcatattttaaatattttaaaatctaCATGCGTGTCATGCGTGGCTCTGGTGGAAAGTGACTTCAGAGTCATATGACCAAATTGTTGCCGTTATCATTAGATTTTGAGTCTCGTGACTCCTCAACACTATCTATTGTCCTCATCTGTTagtaaaacaaaaaacaaaaatcatcgattttttcagttttttttcaaGTTGTATCATACAagaatttaatatataaaatttaactttcaaatttaaaattaaatattaattactCTCTTGAATTTTACGAAGAAACCCCCCTTATACCCTTTATATAGAATCAAactttataaaatcaaaattcatatatTTTAGTTCGAATCACTAACAAAGTATAAACAATTAAACTCCGAAATAAACCAAAATCAAGTTAACTATTgtaatcaaaatcaaacaaataCAATTAGCCTCATTCATAACAAGACCCTACATGATATACACAGTTACACACCAAAAACTGGACACGAATTGGGTTAAATAAATCaacaaaaaaccaaataataacaataaaaaacaTACTAAAATCATACACCCTCAATTACTACTCACATTATACGCGATTTTAACCACCACAGACAAATGAATATTCACGACATGACTCCTATCACCAAAAAGCCCGATTCTTCCAAAACTCGCAACACTGCTATTCATGGTTGAATTCAACAACACAGTCAACACCTGTTTTTCACCACCACCAATGCTAAAGTGAGCCGGGGTGACCTTCATAGAAACCCCATAAGGAGCATTCCAACCCACACTATAAGACTCATTCATCCCACCAACATTAGTCACGGTTCTTTGAACCACTCGAGACTGGTTCAGTGCTGCAAGTGTGATGGAAGGTAAGTTCAGGTCAACACCGGTCAACACCGTTGTTGTGGGCCCACATGTGGTCCCTGTGTAGTTTAGCACCACGGCTTCTGACCCATTTATGCCACATAGGAATGACATGTAGTCTTCATACCCTGCAAAAAGTGCAATTAAGTAATTAATTCAATTTAGGAaaagacgatgatgatgatgatgatgatgatgatgatgatgatacctAAATCAAGAATGAGTCCAGGATCTAATGCTGCGGTTGCATTTACAAAACCACTTCCCATATCAAAGGGAGTTGCGGGAGACTGGTTTAAATCAGGGTTAGCATACGCACGTTGTGCCATTATGGGCCCACCATCTTTATCCCGTAGAGAAGCGGTAGTTGATAACGCGGACCCGATTGCTGAAGGGGTAAAATGGGGAAACTTTTGTTTAATTAATGCAGCCAGCCCTGCTATATGAGGAGCCGCCATACTCGTTCCCGACATCATCGCAAAATCCTCACcttaaaaacatcaaatcaaCATCACTCAGTATGAGGAAGGTATTTAcgtcttttttttttcagatagGACAAAAGATTGCAGCTTTTGTCCCACTAACATCAGTACCGGTACCAGTATTGGTCAAACTAAACACAGTACAACCTGTTCTGTTCTGTCCTGATTACAGATAAAATAACTATTACCGAGGAATTCAACTGAATCAGTGCCACCGGAACTCCAAGCAGCCCAAATGGAATTTCCAGGAGCAACAAGATTTGGTTTTAATATATCAGCATCTTGAAGGAAATTATCTTCTGGATCTGGACCTCTAGCAGAATAATACATTATTTTTGGAGCACTGTTACTGAAATTTGCTTCAACTCCACCTACAATGCATGCAACACCTCCAAATTTTACTATCTTTCTTGAAACTGGATCTCTCTCTAACGTAGAATTATAGTACTGAAGTAAGAtctgtaaataaaaaaaaaaattaaactagaATGTTTATATGTGTATTAAAAGTGGTGAAATGGTGAAATTGCAAATGACCTTGGAATCATTGGAGGATGGAATTATGATTCCAGGGAGACTCATTGGAACAGGATTGAGTTGAAATCCAATGATGAAAGGATCCATGGAGAATACAACTCCAGCTGCACTCAGATTTCTAGCTGTTTGAACAGCGTTGTTTATGGTAGATTGTCCAAGAACGAATTTGATGGAGTAGCTACAGATTAAGAGGTTTCCTTGGATAATTGTCTGATTCAAGCTACTTGAATCTTGGCATTCGTTCACGTATTCATCTGTTGGTGTTTCTGAATCATTCAGTGCGTCTGTTGCAGAAACTAAAGTGTAATCTTCATCTGTTCCAGCTGTGCACAAAGAGGAGAGATGTTACAACTTGATTAACAAAACTAAAATACAAgaaataaaattattatttattaaacaaACATACGTGCAAGTCCGACTCCTTGAATGGTGATGTTATTCCCAAGAAGAATGGAATTGCTATACTTGCGATCATGTGCAGCTGCACCCACCGTAAAGATCCATGGACTAAAGGAAGAAACACTCTTGGGTGAAGGTCCGGTGTTACCCGCAGCTTGTACAACAAAAATACCCTTTTTATACGCTGATAGCAACGCCATGTCTATTGGATTAAAAAATGTTGCAATTCCAGGTGGACGTCTGTTAGGTGTTATTGATAAACTTATAACATCCACTCCATCTTGAGCTgcctataaaaaaaataaaaaatatcaaaTCTCAATTATTAAATTACATCATAAAAAGTCTCATTTAATGTTTTACCTGATCAATGGCAGCAACAACATCAGCAGCAAAGCCACCGAAGCTTTTGTACAATGCTTTGTAAACAGCAATGCTGAAAAACATAAAAGTTAATTGTTGACATTTCTAGcagaaaatcaaaattttggtTTGTTTTACTTACTGTGAACGAGGGGCCATTCCACTGGCATTCCCGAAATGATGCCCGGCTACAACAACTGGGATCCCATGGTTTCCCGCAGCAATAGACGCTGTGTGCCTGTGATTATATTTAGTACTTTATATTAttgtaaaaatttaaattaatagatttaaaaatataaaatacaaaaaatactCACGTCCCATGTCCATCTCCATCAAATGGTGAAGCATAATCTTGAGATGCATTAAAGATTCCTCTTGTGATAGCAGAAGCTGCAAAATGGCGGGCCCCAACAAGCTTCCGGTTGCATGACCCGGATGGGAAGTCCCGTGTCACCTCACAAACACCCGTGAAATGCTCGGGAACCGGATAGTTATTTTCTGATAACCCGTCAGCAAAACTCACATGGGTCGGGTCAATACCCGTGTCAATTAACCCGAT
The genomic region above belongs to Lactuca sativa cultivar Salinas chromosome 4, Lsat_Salinas_v11, whole genome shotgun sequence and contains:
- the LOC111914767 gene encoding subtilisin-like protease SBT2.2, whose amino-acid sequence is MEGIVRVVVVVLFGVLISGIRCQEDTDRTSAGVYMVTLKQAPSSFHNSSRAKKTTHPFRFPASTSGGANTLENPSFRNITTKHHRYGSRIARVHDSLLRRVLKGEKYLKLYSYHYLINGFAVLVTPQQAQKLSGRKEVANVIPDYSVRTATTHTPQFLGLPQGAWLQEGGYETAGEGVVIGLIDTGIDPTHVSFADGLSENNYPVPEHFTGVCEVTRDFPSGSCNRKLVGARHFAASAITRGIFNASQDYASPFDGDGHGTHTASIAAGNHGIPVVVAGHHFGNASGMAPRSHIAVYKALYKSFGGFAADVVAAIDQAAQDGVDVISLSITPNRRPPGIATFFNPIDMALLSAYKKGIFVVQAAGNTGPSPKSVSSFSPWIFTVGAAAHDRKYSNSILLGNNITIQGVGLAPGTDEDYTLVSATDALNDSETPTDEYVNECQDSSSLNQTIIQGNLLICSYSIKFVLGQSTINNAVQTARNLSAAGVVFSMDPFIIGFQLNPVPMSLPGIIIPSSNDSKILLQYYNSTLERDPVSRKIVKFGGVACIVGGVEANFSNSAPKIMYYSARGPDPEDNFLQDADILKPNLVAPGNSIWAAWSSGGTDSVEFLGEDFAMMSGTSMAAPHIAGLAALIKQKFPHFTPSAIGSALSTTASLRDKDGGPIMAQRAYANPDLNQSPATPFDMGSGFVNATAALDPGLILDLGYEDYMSFLCGINGSEAVVLNYTGTTCGPTTTVLTGVDLNLPSITLAALNQSRVVQRTVTNVGGMNESYSVGWNAPYGVSMKVTPAHFSIGGGEKQVLTVLLNSTMNSSVASFGRIGLFGDRSHVVNIHLSVVVKIAYNVSSN